AGCTTTTAGTAGAAGACGGAAGAATTCAGCCAGCTCGCATTGAAGAGCTACATAAAAAAGTTTGCGATGAGTTTGAAGAGAGTATTTTAGAAGAGGGTGAAAATATCTTGATAGACCTCGGTATTAGTAAGGTGCATCCTGAGATCGTTAAACTTATAGGTAAGCTTAAATTTAGAGCAAGTTACGGGCAAAACGCTTTGGCCCATAGTCTTGAGGTTGCTCATCTAGCAGGTATCATCGCTGCTGAGACAGGCGGAGATGAAAAACTAGCTAAACGTGCTGGAATATTACATGATATAGGTAAAGCATTAACTCATGAGTATGAGGGAAGCCATGTTGATTTGGGTGCTGAAATTTGTAAGCGTTATAAAGAACATCCAGTAGTTATAAATGCTATTTATGCTCACCATGGACATGAAGAAGCTTTAAGCGTAGAATGTGCTGCAGTTTGTGCTGCAGATGCACTTTCTGCGGCACGCCCTGGTGCTAGAAGAGAAGTGCTTGAGAGCTTCTTAAAAAGAGTTGAAGAGATAGAAAATATCGCAACTAGCAAAGAAGGGATCAAAGGAGCTTATGCTATAAATGCGGGACGTGAAATAAGAGTTATAGCAAATGCTAAGCTTGTAAATGACGATGAAGCCGTGCTACTTGCAAAAGAAATAGCTGATGAGATACAAGAAAAAGTGCAGTTTCCAGGTGAGATAAAAGTAAATGTTATAAGAGAACTTAGAGCGATTGAATTTGCTAAATAAGGAGTGAATTTGAAAAAAATATTTTTGATTTTGGCTTTGTTTTGCAGTTTTGTTTTCTGTGATGATGAGTTGCTTTTAGATAGCGCAAATGCTTATAAAGTCGTGTTAAAAGCGAATTCTAGCATACCTGTTTCTAGTCTTGTGGAAAAATCAAGTGCTGTGGTGATTTTACCTAAATTTGTAAAAGTTGGATTTATAATCGGTGGTAGCATCGGAAAAGGCGTTATGATGGTTAAAAATGCAGATTCTTGGATGCCTATAGGTGTTAAAATGGGTGGTGGTAGTCTAGGGTTTCAGATAGGTTATGAAGATAGCTATTTGGTTATTTTTGTACTTAAAAATAGTATAGTTCAAGATATAAAAGATGCTAAATTTACGATAAGTGCCGATGCTTCTGCTAGCTTTAATAATGTTGGTGCAAATGCTGGCAAATTAAGCGATTTTACATTTTCTGATGATATTTATGCCTATTCAAACAATAGTGGTTATTTTGCAGGAGCAAAGCTTGGCGGATACGCTATAAGCGTCGATAAAAAGATTAAATTTGATACTAATTCATATGGATTTAATGCTTTGATAGAAGCTTTAAATGTTTCTTTTTAGGATAATTTATGCAAGATATGCTAAACTCTTTATCGACTTATGGTTATATTATTTTGTTTTTTTATTCGCTTGGTGGAGGTATGGTTGC
The sequence above is a segment of the Campylobacter hyointestinalis subsp. lawsonii genome. Coding sequences within it:
- a CDS encoding lipid-binding SYLF domain-containing protein, with the translated sequence MKKIFLILALFCSFVFCDDELLLDSANAYKVVLKANSSIPVSSLVEKSSAVVILPKFVKVGFIIGGSIGKGVMMVKNADSWMPIGVKMGGGSLGFQIGYEDSYLVIFVLKNSIVQDIKDAKFTISADASASFNNVGANAGKLSDFTFSDDIYAYSNNSGYFAGAKLGGYAISVDKKIKFDTNSYGFNALIEALNVSF